Proteins encoded in a region of the Candidatus Nanosynbacter sp. HMT-352 genome:
- a CDS encoding DUF3152 domain-containing protein, which yields MCIVCRVATGGMAIAVALTPTVNMTAPNESKSDAKKAISVKIFSEIKSPSSLSSFKVPDIQTPDWHSTSQSSKKSNSGAKKEVTYTISTKGNVRSNLSEFSKQVNETLNDNRGWARMGIVFKEVKEGGSFNLVLSQAELMSSFSSGCDANWSCRVGSSVIINDNRWSGATTAWNEAGGDIRNYRHMVINHEVGHWLGHGHLNCSGANNPAAVMQQQSIDLQGCAFNPWPLDSELWSTTLGIEL from the coding sequence ATGTGTATAGTGTGTAGGGTGGCTACTGGCGGCATGGCGATTGCTGTTGCTTTAACGCCAACGGTTAATATGACAGCACCCAATGAGAGTAAGAGTGATGCTAAGAAGGCGATTAGTGTTAAAATTTTCTCTGAAATAAAATCTCCGTCGTCGCTATCCAGCTTTAAGGTACCAGATATCCAGACTCCAGATTGGCACTCCACATCTCAATCGTCAAAAAAATCAAATTCTGGAGCGAAAAAAGAAGTCACATATACAATATCAACAAAGGGCAATGTCCGATCAAATTTGTCTGAATTCTCGAAACAGGTAAACGAAACCTTAAATGACAATCGAGGCTGGGCGCGTATGGGGATTGTTTTTAAAGAGGTAAAAGAGGGTGGAAGTTTCAATTTAGTTCTGTCGCAAGCTGAATTAATGTCGTCGTTCTCGTCAGGCTGTGACGCGAATTGGAGCTGTCGAGTTGGGTCTTCTGTCATTATCAATGACAATCGATGGTCTGGCGCAACTACAGCGTGGAATGAAGCGGGTGGCGATATTCGTAATTATCGACATATGGTGATCAATCATGAAGTTGGGCACTGGTTGGGACATGGGCATTTGAATTGTTCTGGGGCTAATAATCCAGCGGCGGTTATGCAGCAGCAGTCAATTGATTTACAGGGGTGTGCTTTTAATCCTTGGCCGCTTGATAGTGAATTATGGTCAACTACGCTAGGGATAGAACTATGA
- a CDS encoding general stress protein, whose product MAGTKAGGLKAAQKNLARDPDFYAKIGRKGGKNGRTGGFAANPALARIAGAKGGRISRRTKKTVQKIAE is encoded by the coding sequence ATGGCAGGAACAAAGGCTGGCGGCTTAAAGGCTGCTCAAAAAAATCTAGCTCGTGATCCAGATTTTTACGCAAAAATCGGACGTAAGGGCGGTAAAAATGGTCGAACTGGTGGCTTTGCTGCAAATCCAGCTTTGGCTCGTATCGCTGGTGCTAAGGGCGGACGCATTTCACGCCGTACTAAGAAGACAGTACAAAAAATTGCAGAATAA
- a CDS encoding ROK family protein has protein sequence MIITVDTGGTKTLVASFDEEKNPKHIIKFPTPKNVDQYIQRVANQIHLITNDKPIDAISVALPGVVKDGVAVWCQNLGWKNQPIRELLSRYFPNIPIFIANDANMAGLASMLRLPKTPRCGLYITLGTGVGTSLILNGNLHKELSDCEGGHMSLNYNGKITTWEEIAAGRVLQRIFGELSSDTPLEVWEEVANRIKAGLQPLIAFTQPDVVVIGGSVGVFTSYFSDILSGLLAENLPAAISVPKIISAPNPEEIVLYGCYDNAISQLTSN, from the coding sequence ATGATTATTACGGTTGACACAGGTGGGACCAAAACATTAGTAGCCAGCTTTGACGAGGAAAAAAATCCTAAGCATATCATTAAATTCCCCACCCCTAAAAACGTAGACCAATACATTCAACGCGTTGCCAATCAAATTCATCTGATTACGAACGATAAACCAATTGATGCAATTTCTGTGGCTCTGCCAGGAGTAGTTAAAGATGGCGTGGCAGTGTGGTGCCAAAATCTCGGCTGGAAAAATCAACCTATCCGTGAGCTACTTTCCCGATATTTTCCTAATATACCAATATTCATTGCAAATGATGCCAATATGGCAGGACTGGCAAGTATGCTCAGATTGCCCAAAACTCCCAGATGCGGTCTATATATTACCCTAGGGACCGGCGTTGGCACTTCCCTAATCCTGAATGGAAATCTGCATAAAGAGCTTAGCGACTGCGAGGGCGGACATATGTCTTTGAATTACAATGGCAAGATTACCACCTGGGAAGAAATTGCTGCAGGTAGAGTTTTACAGAGAATTTTTGGCGAATTATCATCAGACACGCCCCTGGAAGTCTGGGAAGAGGTTGCCAATAGGATAAAAGCTGGATTGCAACCACTCATTGCCTTTACACAACCAGATGTCGTTGTTATTGGCGGGAGCGTGGGAGTGTTCACATCCTATTTTTCAGATATTTTAAGCGGCCTCCTGGCAGAAAACTTACCCGCCGCCATATCTGTACCAAAAATAATCAGTGCCCCTAACCCAGAAGAAATTGTATTATACGGATGCTACGACAATGCCATCAGTCAGCTTACCTCAAATTGA
- a CDS encoding 30S ribosomal protein S1, with product MADAKITMDDLLAQAGDSVKQLTVGETVDGTVLSVKKHEILIDLGPLGVGLVPRREVSLSKNYNVGDSVIASVIDTELEDGYSLLSLRKAAKDRGWDEVMAKLESGEIITVVPYDANRGGLLVEYEGIRGFLPVSQLSAEHYPRVGSSDKDEILQRLNSLVKRDIKARILDADRKANKLIFSEKEAVKEGLAERFQKLAIGDTVTGVVTGVVDFGVFVNVEGIEGLIHISEISWERVNNPSDYVKVGQTIEAKIIAIDKERLSLSMKQLTKDPWLDEVEQFKPGEKVEGTVTRITPFGAFVQLSPAVEALVHVSELGGDGTDPEKVFTLNERKEFTVLDIDKENRKISLSLGKSSKKK from the coding sequence ATGGCAGATGCCAAAATTACAATGGATGACCTGCTGGCTCAAGCAGGCGATAGTGTTAAACAACTTACTGTTGGTGAAACAGTTGACGGTACTGTTTTATCAGTAAAGAAGCACGAAATTTTAATCGATTTAGGACCTTTGGGTGTTGGCTTGGTTCCACGCCGCGAAGTTAGCCTTTCAAAGAACTACAATGTTGGTGATTCAGTAATTGCTAGCGTAATTGATACCGAATTGGAAGATGGTTATTCGCTACTTTCATTACGCAAGGCTGCGAAAGATCGTGGTTGGGATGAAGTTATGGCTAAACTGGAATCTGGTGAAATCATCACTGTTGTGCCATACGACGCTAACCGCGGTGGACTACTAGTTGAATACGAAGGCATTCGCGGATTCTTGCCAGTATCGCAATTGTCAGCTGAACACTATCCTCGTGTAGGTTCTAGTGACAAGGACGAAATCTTGCAGCGATTGAACAGCTTAGTAAAGAGGGATATTAAAGCGCGAATCTTGGACGCTGACCGCAAGGCTAATAAATTGATCTTCTCTGAAAAAGAGGCGGTTAAAGAAGGTTTGGCGGAGCGATTCCAGAAGTTAGCAATCGGTGACACAGTCACAGGCGTTGTTACAGGTGTTGTTGACTTTGGTGTATTCGTTAACGTTGAAGGTATTGAAGGTTTGATTCACATCTCAGAAATTAGCTGGGAGCGTGTTAATAATCCATCTGACTATGTAAAGGTTGGTCAAACTATCGAAGCTAAGATTATTGCAATCGACAAAGAGCGCTTGAGCTTGAGCATGAAGCAATTGACCAAAGATCCATGGTTGGATGAAGTTGAGCAATTTAAGCCTGGCGAGAAAGTTGAAGGAACTGTAACTCGAATTACTCCATTTGGTGCATTCGTACAGTTGAGCCCAGCGGTTGAAGCTTTGGTTCACGTGTCAGAGCTTGGTGGTGACGGTACTGATCCTGAAAAGGTATTTACGTTGAACGAGCGTAAAGAATTTACAGTTTTGGACATCGATAAGGAAAATCGTAAGATTTCTCTTTCACTCGGCAAATCATCAAAGAAAAAATAA
- the infB gene encoding translation initiation factor IF-2, translating into MAEKIVNIADSVTVGELAETLGLSVTTLIGELFKNGIAATINQRLDFETAQIIVEELGLDVQLSRKVVSAEIHHHAHKLSDKAVPRPPIVAVMGHVDHGKTSLLDAILDNKTAAGEAGGITQHISAYQAQRNGRTITLLDTPGHEAFAALRQHGATLTDVVIIVVAADDGVKPQTVEAIRFARSANAKIVVAINKIDKEAANPQLVKTQLASEHGLNPEEWGGDTVMVEVSAKTGQNLDKLLDMVLLVADMEDLRADEDVPAEGLVIEAHMETGRGAVVGLLVENGHLRPGHYLVAGTAYGRVRTLQDFRGKTVKDAGPSMPVNMTGFKELPQFGDGFSIAKSEKEARNLAQRAKIEQEKMAATTNVTGADILKMMNRKHDAEDFNVIIKADVQGSVTSVVDSLKLIDTNGEVELHVVGTGVGNISENDIHLAVGENTVIYGFNVDLPPAVKRLAAREHVEVRIFKVIYELLDDAKASMEALLAPEVVETEIGELEVKGVFRTVREEVIAGGEVKRGKVAKDLLARVKRGEEQIAEVEVSSVQRQQQEAKEVFEGEMCGLSLKTNKKITLEIGDRLEFFTRELVKKTLG; encoded by the coding sequence ATGGCAGAAAAAATCGTCAATATTGCAGATTCGGTAACGGTTGGCGAATTGGCTGAAACTCTGGGATTGTCAGTAACTACGCTAATTGGTGAATTGTTTAAGAATGGTATTGCCGCGACGATTAATCAGCGGCTGGATTTTGAGACTGCGCAGATTATTGTTGAGGAACTAGGTCTAGATGTGCAGCTAAGTCGTAAGGTGGTCTCTGCAGAAATTCATCATCATGCGCACAAATTGTCAGATAAGGCAGTTCCTCGTCCACCAATTGTGGCTGTGATGGGGCATGTTGACCACGGTAAAACGAGTTTATTGGATGCGATTCTTGATAATAAAACGGCAGCTGGTGAAGCCGGGGGGATTACTCAGCATATTAGCGCCTATCAAGCACAGCGTAATGGACGAACTATCACGTTATTGGATACTCCAGGTCACGAGGCTTTTGCGGCATTAAGGCAACACGGAGCTACGCTTACAGACGTGGTTATTATTGTGGTAGCAGCAGATGACGGAGTTAAACCTCAGACCGTTGAAGCTATTCGATTTGCTAGGTCAGCTAACGCTAAAATTGTGGTGGCAATTAATAAGATTGATAAAGAGGCGGCTAATCCGCAACTGGTAAAGACTCAATTGGCATCTGAGCATGGTTTGAACCCTGAAGAATGGGGTGGCGATACTGTGATGGTTGAGGTTAGCGCAAAAACCGGTCAGAACTTAGATAAGCTTTTGGATATGGTTTTATTGGTGGCAGATATGGAAGATTTGCGCGCAGATGAAGATGTTCCGGCTGAAGGTCTAGTGATCGAGGCTCATATGGAAACTGGTCGCGGTGCCGTGGTTGGTTTATTGGTAGAAAATGGTCATTTGAGGCCAGGTCATTATCTGGTTGCTGGGACGGCTTATGGACGAGTCCGAACGCTTCAAGATTTCCGTGGTAAAACCGTTAAGGATGCCGGTCCAAGTATGCCAGTGAATATGACTGGATTTAAGGAGTTGCCGCAATTTGGTGATGGATTCAGCATTGCGAAGAGTGAAAAAGAGGCTCGCAATTTGGCGCAAAGGGCTAAAATTGAACAGGAGAAAATGGCAGCCACAACTAATGTTACTGGTGCGGATATCCTTAAGATGATGAATCGAAAACACGATGCAGAAGATTTTAATGTGATCATTAAGGCTGACGTTCAGGGTTCGGTGACGTCTGTGGTTGATAGTTTGAAGCTTATTGATACAAATGGTGAGGTTGAGCTGCACGTCGTCGGCACGGGTGTTGGCAATATTTCCGAGAACGATATTCATTTGGCGGTCGGTGAAAATACAGTGATTTATGGCTTTAATGTCGATTTGCCACCAGCGGTTAAGCGATTAGCGGCGCGTGAACATGTGGAAGTGCGAATTTTTAAGGTAATTTATGAATTGTTGGATGACGCTAAGGCTTCAATGGAGGCGTTATTGGCTCCAGAAGTTGTTGAAACTGAAATTGGCGAGCTGGAAGTTAAGGGTGTGTTTAGGACCGTGCGTGAAGAAGTGATTGCTGGCGGTGAAGTGAAGCGCGGTAAGGTTGCTAAGGATCTTTTGGCTCGAGTAAAGCGTGGCGAAGAACAAATTGCCGAGGTTGAAGTTTCTTCTGTGCAGCGTCAGCAACAAGAGGCGAAAGAGGTCTTTGAGGGTGAAATGTGTGGATTAAGTCTTAAAACGAACAAAAAGATTACTCTGGAGATTGGCGATAGGCTGGAGTTCTTTACTAGGGAATTAGTGAAGAAGACACTGGGGTAG